The sequence GTGACGGCGGTAGAAATCCCCGCCTGCGCGGCCTGCGCCTATGCCAAGTATCCGAACCCGGCCTCGCGCTATGCGATGGCCGGCGTGTTCATTGCCCGCACCGAGGACGGGGTACGGGTCGCGGTGACGGGCGCCGGGTCGAACGGCGTCTTCCGCCACGAGGGGCTGGAACAGGCGCTGTCGCAGAGCTTCACGCCGGAGGCCGCGGCCGCCGTCGCAACCGAGGCCGACGACCTCATCTCAGACATCCACGGCTCGGCCGAATACCGCGCAAACCTCATCGCCGTCATGGCCAAACGAGCAGTCGCTAAACTCGCAGGCTGACAAACCACGCCGCACGTCGACGGGGCTACCCAAAGCAAACAGCCCGGGTGGATAAACCGCCCGGGCTGTTTTTTGTTCTCAAGCCGCTATCGGCTGACCGGGATCAGGCCGCTGCGACGTCGTTCAGGAAGCGGTCGATCTGGGCGCGCAGCTGACGCGTCTTCTCGCCGACATCGCTGGAAGCGACGAGAACCATGTCCGCCGAAGCGTTGGTTTCGGCGACCGCATTGGCCAGTTCGCCCATGTTGCTGGTGACCGACGTGGTCCCCTCGGCCGCGTTCTGGACGTTGCGCGAGATCTCGTTGGTCGCCGCACCCTGCTGCTCGACGGCAGCGGCGATGGCGGAGGTGTAGCTGTCGACCTCCTGCATCGTCTGGGTGATCGCGGCGATGGCCTCGACGGCCTCCTTGGTCTCGCCCTGGATCGCGGCGATCTGGGCGCCGATCTCCTCGGTTGCCTTGGAGGTCTGGTTGGCCAGTTCCTTCACTTCGGCCGCGACCACGGCGAAGCCCTTGCCGGCTTCACCGGCACGCGCTGCCTCGATGGTGGCATTGAGAGCCAGCAGGTTGGTCTGCTCGGCAATCGCCTGGATCAGGGTCACGACCTCGCCGATCTTCTGCGCGGCGGCTGCAAGACCCGAGATCTTCTCGTTGGTCTGGCGGGTGCCATGGCTCGCCTGGTTGACGACCTCGGTGGTCTGGCCGACCTGGCGGGCGATCTCGGCGATGGACGCGGCGAGTTCCTCCGCGGCGGTGGCGACGCTTTCCACATTGTGCGTGGCCGCGCCGCTTGCCTGGGTGGTCTCTTCCGCGCGCCCGGCGCTTTCGCCGGCAATGCGCGTCAGGTCACGAGCGGTTGCTTCCATGCCGGCGGCGGTGTCGCCGACGGACGACAGCAGTTCCTGGACCTGCGCCCGGAAGGAGCCGATCAGCTCGTCGACGCGTGCCTGACGAGCGGCGGCGGCCTGCTGCTCGAGTTCCTGCTCTTCCCGCATGCGGGCACGCTCGCGGGCATTGTCGCGGAACACCTCGACCGTGCGGCTCATCGCGCCGATCTCGTCGCCGCGCTCGGTGCCGTCGATTTCCACATCGGTATCGCCTTCGGCAAGCCGGCCCATGATCTCGGTCAGGCGGCGCGTCGGGCGGGTGATGGCGAGCGACAGGACGATGGCGACGGCAATGCCGAGGCCGACGACGCTGGCCAGCGTGACCACGATGGTCCAGAAGCTGGCAGTGCCCGAGCCGGCAGCCCGCTCGGCCTGCTCGCTGGCGAGCGAGGTGATCTGGCGGCGCATGTCGGCGGTGACGCCCGCGAGCTGCTGCGAGGACGTACGGACGGCCTCGAGGCTCTTGAGCATGTTCTCGAAAGACGTGCGGTAACCGTCGATCTCGGTCTGCGCCAGCTGCACCTTCTCGGCGACCCCCGGGAACTGGCTGGCCGAGGCGGCGAGCGTTCCGGCAACGAAGCTGAGTTCGGAGATGTCGCGCATCACGACTTCGGCATTGGTGTCGCCGAAGCCGGACAGGAAGCCGAGCGTCGTCGACTTGACCGCAAGGGCCTGCCGCGACAGGTCGCTGGCATTGGCCGAGACGAGGTCGACCTTGATCAAGGCGATGTCGCGGGACTGGACATCCTGCTGGATCGCATCGATGGCCTTGTAGGCGGACGTCTGGACATCCTTGGCCGCCGCGACGATGTCTTCCAGCGTCTTGTTGACCTGGCCGCGCAGCTTGTGAACATCGGCGAAGGACGTGGTGCCGGCCAGCGTGGTGAACTGCTCCTGCAGTTCGGCGGAGCGGCTCGCCAGCAACTCGACGCTTGCCTGGTCGACGCCGTCGACGCGAGCATTGGTCAGCGCACGCGCATTGTCGCGAAGCTTCTGGGCTTCGGCCATTGCCTCTTCCAGCAGGCCGTCGGCGGTCGAGGTGGTTGAACGCAGGAACATGTACTGGGTGCGCAGCGCCTCTTCGCGCAGTGCCACGACGAAGCGGATGATGTCATCCGCCTTGCGCCGGGTGGCGGCAGCCCGCAGGCTCTCGCGCTTGGCATCGCGGCGGACGATCTGCATGTCGCCGTTGATCTGCTTGGACAACTCGCCGAGGCGGGCAATCGAGGCGGCCAGTTCGCCGTTCAGTTCCTGCTGGCGGCTGGTCTCCGAGCCTACATCGGCGAAGTTGTTGCGCATGACCGAGACGGCCTCGATGGCGGCAGACACTTCGCTGCTGGCGGTCGCATCGCTGGCGACGGACGCCTTCAGTGCCTCGAGCTCCTTGGCGAGATCGCTCACGGCGGCTTCGGTCTTTTCAGCGTCCTCCGCCTTGCGGCTCTGGAGGAAGGTCTCGCGAGCGGCGGAGACCTCCTGCAGGCTGGCGACGACACCGGTTGCGATTCTCGACGTGTTCATCTGGCTGGTCAGGCCGCCGATGGCCATGGTGCCGACACCGCCGAGAACAGCCGCAAGAAGCAGTACGATTGCAAAGCCGCCACCGATCTTGGCGGCAAATCCGAGATTGCCAATCAGGCCCAACAGCCGGGACATAAACTACCCTCCACACCCGTTCGTTGTGGAACCCTAGGCGTGCGTCGGTGAATCTTCGGTAAAATCCGGGGGAATTTTCTCCGGAAAACAACTTAAGCGATTCCAAGGGCTTGAAAAGAAACGGCGCGCCTACGGAGAGGCGCGCCGCATGTCGTTGGACAAAATCGCCGGTTGTCGCCCGTCGACGGCGAAACCTGTGCCTATGCAGCGGCCACGCGGGCCAGGAACCGGTCGATTTCGCCGCGCAGGGCGTCGGTGTTGCGGCTCATGGCGCCGGAGGCGTCGAGGACGTTGTCGGCGGCGGCCGACGTGCTGTCGACGGTGTGGGCGAGCATCTCCATGTTGCGGGTCACGGCGCCGGTGCCTTCGGCCGCCTGCTGCACCGAGCGGGAGATGTCGCTGGTGGCGGCACCCTGCTGCTCGACGGCGGAGGCGATGGAGGCGGTGTAGCCGTTCACTTCCTGCATGATCTGGGCGATCTCGCCGATGGCGGCGACCGCCTCGCCGGTCGAGCCCTGGATCGCGGCGATCTGGGCGCCGATCTCCTCGGTCGCCTTGGAGGTCTGGTTGGCCAGCTCCTTGACCTCGGCGGCGACGACGGCAAAGCCCTTGCCGGCCTCGCCGGCACGGGCCGCCTCGATGGTGGCGTTCAGCGCGAGAAGGTTGGTCTGCTCGGCGATGGCCTGGATCAGCGAGACGACCTCGCCGATCTTGTGGGCGGCGGCGGCAAGGCCCGCGACCTTCTCGTTGGTGGAGTGGGTGCCCTGGGTGGCCTGGTTGACGACCTGTGTGGTCTGGCCGACCTGGCGGGAGATCTCGGCGATGGAGGCGGAGAGCTCCTCGGCGGCGCTGGCCACGGTCTGGACGTTGCCGGTGGCGGCGGAGCTGGCCTGCGAGGTCTCGCTGGCGCGCTCGGCGCTTTCCTGGGCGGAGGCGGACAGGGCGCGGGCGGTCTCGTCCAGCCCGCTGGCCGTTTCGCTCACCGTGCCGATCAGCGCCTGCACCTTGTCGCGGAAGTCCGCGATGAGCTCGTCGACTTCGCTCTGGCGGCGGCGGCTCTCGCCGACGAACGTCTCGCGGTCGGCCGCCAGCTTTTGCCGGTCGAGGGCGCGAGCCTTCAGCACGTCGATGGCCGAGCCGAGCTGGCCGATCTCGTCCTTGCGGGCGGTATAGGGCACTTCGACGGCGAGATCGTCATCGGCGATCCGATGGGCGACCTCGGCGAGCTGCGGGATCGGCTTCAGCAACCGGCGTGTCAGCAGTGCCATGCCGCCAACCGCAACGACAATGATCGGCAGGAAGGCGAGAGCCAGCTTGCTGGTGACCGCATCCATCAGCGCGTTGATCGTCGCCTTGCGCACGCCCGCATAGAGAATGCCGGAGATCTCGCCGGACGGCGCATAGATCGGCGCATAGATCGTGTAATAGGGCGTGCCGAGGATCACCGCTTCGCCGCGGAAGGTCTGCCCCTTGGTGACAACCGGATAGACCGCACCGTTCTGGCCGAGCGGGGTGCCGACGGCACGGTTGCCGTCCGGCTTGATGATGTTCGTGGTCTTGCGCCAGAAATCGCGGCTTTCAGGGTCCCACTTGAAGACCGTGACGGTTTCGCCGGTCATGCGTCCGATCTTGTCGATCATCGAGTGATCGGAAATCTCGTCGGGAATGCTCTCCATCACGACGCGATCGACATTGCCGTCCGCTCTCCAGGTGACGGTCGTGCCGGGCATGTCGCCGGAGACGATGGTCGCGGCAACGCGCAAGCTCGCATCCTGCCGGGTGACGGCATCGTGCGTGATGCGGTCAGAGATCACCATGTACATGACCGTACCGACCGTACCTAGAGCGAGCACGATCATAAGCGCGGCGGCCATCGATACGATGGAGACCAGATTGAGGCGCGAAAGCAGGCCCATCACCGTTCTTC comes from Stappia sp. 28M-7 and encodes:
- a CDS encoding methyl-accepting chemotaxis protein, whose product is MSRLLGLIGNLGFAAKIGGGFAIVLLLAAVLGGVGTMAIGGLTSQMNTSRIATGVVASLQEVSAARETFLQSRKAEDAEKTEAAVSDLAKELEALKASVASDATASSEVSAAIEAVSVMRNNFADVGSETSRQQELNGELAASIARLGELSKQINGDMQIVRRDAKRESLRAAATRRKADDIIRFVVALREEALRTQYMFLRSTTSTADGLLEEAMAEAQKLRDNARALTNARVDGVDQASVELLASRSAELQEQFTTLAGTTSFADVHKLRGQVNKTLEDIVAAAKDVQTSAYKAIDAIQQDVQSRDIALIKVDLVSANASDLSRQALAVKSTTLGFLSGFGDTNAEVVMRDISELSFVAGTLAASASQFPGVAEKVQLAQTEIDGYRTSFENMLKSLEAVRTSSQQLAGVTADMRRQITSLASEQAERAAGSGTASFWTIVVTLASVVGLGIAVAIVLSLAITRPTRRLTEIMGRLAEGDTDVEIDGTERGDEIGAMSRTVEVFRDNARERARMREEQELEQQAAAARQARVDELIGSFRAQVQELLSSVGDTAAGMEATARDLTRIAGESAGRAEETTQASGAATHNVESVATAAEELAASIAEIARQVGQTTEVVNQASHGTRQTNEKISGLAAAAQKIGEVVTLIQAIAEQTNLLALNATIEAARAGEAGKGFAVVAAEVKELANQTSKATEEIGAQIAAIQGETKEAVEAIAAITQTMQEVDSYTSAIAAAVEQQGAATNEISRNVQNAAEGTTSVTSNMGELANAVAETNASADMVLVASSDVGEKTRQLRAQIDRFLNDVAAA
- a CDS encoding methyl-accepting chemotaxis protein, whose amino-acid sequence is MGLLSRLNLVSIVSMAAALMIVLALGTVGTVMYMVISDRITHDAVTRQDASLRVAATIVSGDMPGTTVTWRADGNVDRVVMESIPDEISDHSMIDKIGRMTGETVTVFKWDPESRDFWRKTTNIIKPDGNRAVGTPLGQNGAVYPVVTKGQTFRGEAVILGTPYYTIYAPIYAPSGEISGILYAGVRKATINALMDAVTSKLALAFLPIIVVAVGGMALLTRRLLKPIPQLAEVAHRIADDDLAVEVPYTARKDEIGQLGSAIDVLKARALDRQKLAADRETFVGESRRRQSEVDELIADFRDKVQALIGTVSETASGLDETARALSASAQESAERASETSQASSAATGNVQTVASAAEELSASIAEISRQVGQTTQVVNQATQGTHSTNEKVAGLAAAAHKIGEVVSLIQAIAEQTNLLALNATIEAARAGEAGKGFAVVAAEVKELANQTSKATEEIGAQIAAIQGSTGEAVAAIGEIAQIMQEVNGYTASIASAVEQQGAATSDISRSVQQAAEGTGAVTRNMEMLAHTVDSTSAAADNVLDASGAMSRNTDALRGEIDRFLARVAAA